Proteins from one Mycobacterium adipatum genomic window:
- a CDS encoding Rv0340 family IniB-related protein, with protein sequence MANTLLDFVMSLVRDPDAAARYAADPAATIADAHLPDVTSADVDQLIPVVAESVSSALPGLDATSWAGTLPAVDGNVWASGAATAAFDAFGIEDSTPVIADGLDDLPVPDVHAVTDDEPGLIQGLDDGYADVPVNTVIEDVAGPDGLPGLDWDDAPDASGFDIFD encoded by the coding sequence ATGGCCAACACACTGCTCGACTTCGTGATGTCGCTGGTGCGCGACCCTGACGCGGCCGCACGCTACGCCGCCGATCCCGCCGCCACCATCGCTGACGCCCACCTGCCCGATGTGACCAGCGCCGACGTCGACCAACTGATCCCGGTGGTTGCCGAATCGGTGTCTTCGGCGCTACCCGGCCTGGACGCCACGAGCTGGGCCGGCACCCTTCCGGCGGTCGACGGCAACGTCTGGGCCAGCGGTGCCGCCACCGCGGCGTTCGATGCCTTCGGCATCGAGGACTCGACCCCGGTGATCGCCGACGGGCTGGACGACCTGCCGGTCCCCGATGTGCACGCGGTCACCGATGACGAGCCCGGGTTGATCCAGGGCCTCGATGACGGATACGCAGATGTGCCGGTCAACACCGTGATCGAGGATGTGGCGGGGCCCGACGGCCTCCCGGGGCTCGACTGGGACGACGCCCCGGACGCGTCCGGATTCGACATCTTCGACTGA
- a CDS encoding Hsp70 family protein, producing MSDSLGLSVGMTNLVAAREGRPPVTRRSVLTLFDDRAPEVGVPSENPNLSQPGLVLGGFVDRVGDPVPLVASDGSSHRGDQVLAEALDAMAHTVGGGSPITIAVPAHWAPAVVGALQTALRNKPGLAAAAVVPDSLAALAGLRAAGNLPSQGVVALVDLGGTGTSVTLADAGAQLAPIGATLRYPDFSGEQIDQALLDHILTGIADAGSADPAGTAAVGSLGRLRDECRRAKERLSAETATVVPVELPGLRSDVRVTRAELDQLIDPPLGGLLAAIEEVLQRNGIAPGRLSAVATVGGGAAIPLVTQRLSERLQVPVATGPQAATLAAAGAALVADLASEAGAATGLAPAASPDSAPTGMAPTMGWAGGAAAADAGAAGGLAWSEDQEAPTGEPVPYQGPDYETGYAATPTDARPPVAFAPDEDDYPVEPEPLPWYKRPPLLFGAAAAAALLAVGGLAVTLTGTSSPSGPVTETATSFSTEPGQPGEPVATEPTTVTITGDNGVVTTSVAPPPPSSTTTTTTTPSTTSSTTTTTTTTTTTTTTTTTTTTTTPPTTTTTKPVTTTTQPPVTTTTVAPAPEPEPIPEPDPVEPVIEGA from the coding sequence GTGAGCGACTCGCTCGGTTTGTCCGTCGGGATGACCAATCTGGTGGCGGCCCGCGAGGGGCGGCCACCGGTCACGCGCCGGTCGGTGCTGACCCTGTTCGACGACCGGGCTCCCGAGGTCGGCGTCCCCAGCGAGAACCCCAACCTGAGCCAGCCCGGCCTGGTGCTGGGCGGTTTCGTGGACCGCGTCGGCGACCCGGTGCCGTTGGTGGCCTCCGACGGGTCCTCTCACCGCGGCGATCAGGTGCTCGCCGAGGCACTCGATGCCATGGCCCACACCGTAGGCGGCGGCAGCCCGATCACCATCGCGGTACCCGCGCACTGGGCGCCCGCGGTGGTGGGCGCCCTGCAGACCGCGCTGCGCAACAAGCCCGGGCTGGCCGCCGCGGCGGTGGTGCCGGATTCGCTGGCCGCCCTGGCCGGTCTGCGTGCCGCAGGCAACCTGCCGAGCCAGGGCGTGGTCGCGCTGGTCGATCTCGGTGGCACCGGCACCAGCGTGACGCTGGCCGATGCCGGCGCCCAGTTAGCGCCGATCGGGGCGACGCTGCGGTACCCCGATTTCTCCGGCGAGCAGATCGATCAGGCTCTCCTCGACCACATCCTGACCGGCATCGCCGATGCCGGGAGCGCCGACCCCGCGGGCACAGCCGCGGTCGGGTCGCTCGGTCGCCTGCGCGATGAGTGCCGGCGGGCCAAGGAGAGACTGTCCGCCGAAACCGCCACCGTGGTGCCGGTGGAACTGCCCGGACTGCGCTCCGATGTCCGGGTCACCCGTGCCGAACTGGACCAGCTCATCGATCCGCCGCTGGGCGGCCTACTTGCCGCGATCGAAGAAGTATTGCAGCGCAACGGCATTGCGCCCGGGCGGCTGAGCGCGGTGGCCACCGTAGGCGGAGGCGCCGCCATTCCGCTTGTCACACAACGACTCTCCGAGCGCCTTCAGGTTCCGGTAGCCACCGGGCCGCAGGCCGCGACCCTGGCGGCCGCCGGCGCAGCCCTGGTCGCCGACCTTGCCTCCGAAGCGGGCGCGGCGACCGGCCTGGCACCGGCCGCGAGCCCGGATTCGGCTCCCACCGGAATGGCGCCGACGATGGGCTGGGCCGGTGGGGCCGCCGCTGCCGACGCCGGAGCTGCCGGCGGGCTGGCATGGTCCGAGGATCAGGAGGCGCCGACGGGTGAGCCGGTCCCCTACCAGGGTCCGGATTACGAGACCGGTTATGCCGCAACACCGACCGACGCCCGGCCGCCGGTAGCGTTCGCCCCTGACGAGGATGACTACCCGGTCGAGCCGGAACCGCTGCCCTGGTACAAGCGCCCACCGCTGCTGTTCGGTGCTGCCGCCGCGGCCGCGCTGCTGGCGGTCGGCGGACTCGCCGTCACCCTGACCGGCACCAGCAGTCCCAGCGGCCCGGTCACCGAGACCGCGACGAGCTTCTCCACCGAACCGGGCCAGCCCGGTGAACCGGTGGCGACCGAACCCACAACGGTGACGATCACCGGCGACAACGGTGTGGTGACCACGTCCGTGGCACCGCCGCCGCCGTCGTCGACCACCACGACCACCACGACACCGTCGACGACGTCGTCCACCACCACCACCACGACCACCACCACCACGACGACCACCACGACGACGACCACGACCACCACGACCCCGCCCACCACCACGACGACGAAACCGGTCACCACGACCACCCAACCGCCCGTCACCACGACCACGGTGGCGCCCGCGCCGGAGCCCGAGCCCATCCCGGAACCCGATCCCGTGGAGCCTGTCATCGAAGGCGCATAG
- the iniR gene encoding isoniazid response ATPase/transcriptional regulator IniR, with protein MAVVRADSDAVSALINAPTEPVKVLVCGGIGTGKTALLGTVRAALREAGVPVCARATDDGPGALIVDDAHLLPDDELELLRRRAAEPGRTVVVAAEPLAQQHALRALTLALTRENPAVTLGARTAADLTALENADAVLEATAGIPFLVEAAAVADVPAEAARFALVERLRRLDQPVLDTLLLCSLDAGLGPDDIAAALRVDTVAAQSLVDRARASGLLEPGPHQAFRQTLHDAVAEIVGTARHHDTEIALLRSQLDMTTLSADLALRLAEHGLRDTRLAEALAALAARHRDEPARAARLYRAASDADSTQLSTDLGDALALSGDCATAARLADGLLGSGDPSQRAAAVRIAASVSMHDGGATAAADLFRWLGPYPDAFVASAAAVVAVGAGDAGAARAALDVEDTGPPTSTARAARSLAEGLLFTLDRPFPAAIGRLNQAITAEWSSALVAPDSPAALVTLVALHGGDPVRARSIIGRAAGTAPGHGAVFTAHRHRLLLGWTRMLDGQLNRATADATAAGSAALHRRDALWAAALRTAIARRSGDTGAMQQHWYAAMEVLAEYSLDLYALLPLGELWIAAARLRLVERMQHHLDDALGLLDTLGRPPLWSVPLHWAGVHAGILANSPDAVAPHGQALTAAAAGSTYARALAAAGRAWLRVLANQVDVDDVSAAARALAQFGLTWDATRLASQAALQTPDPRVSGVMLQLARDLKSTNADAPVEPDAPDAVEPAVRPAGIGGRPGAVPSSRLSEREREVAELLLLGMPYRDIGSQLFISAKTVEHHVARIRRRLGAGSRTEMLSMLRALLGTPA; from the coding sequence ATAGCCGTCGTGCGCGCAGACTCCGACGCCGTTTCGGCACTGATCAACGCACCGACCGAACCGGTCAAGGTGCTGGTCTGCGGAGGCATCGGTACCGGTAAGACGGCGCTGCTGGGCACGGTGCGCGCGGCGCTCCGGGAAGCCGGGGTGCCGGTGTGCGCCCGCGCCACCGACGACGGACCGGGCGCGTTGATCGTCGACGACGCCCATCTGCTCCCCGATGACGAACTGGAGCTGTTGCGCCGGCGGGCCGCCGAACCCGGGCGCACCGTCGTGGTCGCGGCCGAACCACTGGCCCAGCAGCACGCCTTGCGGGCCCTGACCCTGGCACTGACCCGGGAGAACCCCGCGGTGACGTTGGGCGCCCGGACGGCAGCCGACCTGACAGCTCTCGAGAACGCCGATGCCGTACTCGAAGCGACGGCGGGGATACCGTTTCTGGTCGAGGCGGCCGCGGTCGCCGACGTGCCGGCAGAGGCCGCCCGGTTCGCTCTGGTGGAGCGGCTGCGCCGGCTCGACCAACCGGTGCTCGACACCCTGCTGCTGTGCTCACTGGATGCCGGCCTGGGGCCCGACGATATCGCGGCGGCACTGCGCGTGGATACCGTTGCCGCCCAGTCCCTTGTGGACCGCGCCCGGGCCAGCGGGCTGTTGGAACCCGGGCCACACCAGGCGTTCCGGCAGACCCTGCACGACGCGGTGGCCGAGATCGTCGGCACCGCGCGCCACCACGACACCGAAATCGCACTGCTGCGTTCACAACTCGACATGACCACGCTGTCAGCCGATCTGGCGCTGCGGCTGGCAGAACACGGGCTGCGGGACACCCGGCTCGCGGAGGCGCTGGCGGCGTTGGCGGCACGCCACCGCGACGAACCCGCCCGCGCCGCCCGGCTGTACCGGGCGGCGTCCGACGCCGACTCGACACAGTTGAGTACCGACCTCGGTGATGCGCTGGCGTTGAGCGGGGACTGCGCGACAGCGGCGCGACTGGCCGATGGACTGTTGGGTTCCGGCGATCCCTCCCAGCGCGCCGCGGCGGTGCGCATCGCGGCGAGTGTGTCCATGCATGACGGCGGCGCCACGGCCGCTGCCGACCTGTTCCGCTGGCTGGGGCCATACCCGGATGCGTTCGTCGCGTCGGCGGCCGCCGTGGTGGCGGTGGGCGCCGGGGACGCCGGCGCGGCGCGGGCCGCCCTCGATGTTGAGGACACCGGCCCACCGACCTCGACGGCCCGCGCGGCGCGCAGCCTGGCCGAGGGCCTGCTGTTCACCCTGGATCGTCCGTTCCCGGCCGCCATCGGCCGGCTGAATCAGGCCATCACCGCGGAATGGTCCTCGGCCTTGGTCGCTCCGGACAGCCCCGCGGCCCTGGTGACGTTGGTCGCGCTGCACGGCGGAGATCCGGTACGCGCGCGCAGCATCATCGGGCGCGCCGCCGGCACCGCACCCGGGCACGGCGCGGTTTTCACCGCCCACCGACATCGACTGCTGCTGGGCTGGACCCGGATGCTGGACGGTCAGCTCAACCGGGCCACCGCCGATGCCACCGCCGCCGGCTCGGCGGCCCTGCACCGTCGCGACGCGCTCTGGGCGGCGGCGCTGCGGACCGCGATCGCGCGCCGCAGCGGTGACACCGGTGCGATGCAACAACACTGGTATGCGGCGATGGAGGTGCTCGCCGAGTACTCGCTGGACCTCTACGCACTGCTACCGCTAGGCGAACTGTGGATCGCCGCCGCCCGGTTGCGTCTGGTCGAGCGGATGCAACACCATCTCGACGACGCCCTCGGCCTGCTGGACACGCTGGGCCGGCCACCGCTGTGGTCCGTGCCGCTGCACTGGGCGGGCGTGCACGCCGGCATCTTGGCCAACTCGCCGGATGCGGTTGCCCCGCACGGTCAGGCACTCACCGCGGCCGCGGCCGGAAGCACCTACGCGCGGGCGCTGGCGGCGGCCGGCCGGGCGTGGCTGCGGGTGTTGGCCAACCAGGTCGATGTCGACGACGTGTCGGCCGCGGCGCGGGCACTCGCCCAGTTCGGGCTGACCTGGGATGCCACCCGGCTGGCCAGTCAGGCCGCGTTACAGACACCGGATCCCCGGGTGTCCGGGGTGATGCTGCAACTCGCGCGGGACCTGAAGTCCACCAACGCCGACGCCCCGGTGGAACCGGACGCCCCGGATGCCGTCGAGCCCGCGGTGCGGCCGGCGGGGATCGGCGGGCGTCCCGGCGCGGTGCCGTCATCCCGGTTGTCCGAGCGCGAGCGCGAGGTCGCCGAACTGTTGCTGCTGGGCATGCCCTACCGCGATATCGGTAGTCAACTCTTCATCTCGGCAAAGACCGTCGAGCATCACGTCGCCCGTATCCGGCGCCGCCTCGGCGCGGGATCCCGAACGGAGATGCTGTCGATGTTGCGGGCCCTTTTGGGAACCCCGGCCTGA
- a CDS encoding (Fe-S)-binding protein codes for MLMTAVVLVFAAKRVLWLTKLISSGQKVGDERGRKDHLVTRFLNQNKEVFAQSKLLKWSIPGIAHFFTMWGFFVLATVYVEAFGVLFNPEFHIPLVGRWPILGFLQDFFALAVLLGIVTFAIIRIAREPKKIGRESRFYGSHTGGAWEILFMIFLVIATYVLFRGAAVNVLGEEFPYQSGAFVSDAMAWLLAPLGATANMWIETLALMGHIGVMLVFLLIVLHSKHLHIGLAPINVTFKRLPDGLGPLLPMEHKGELIDFDDPAEDAVFGRGKIEDFSWKGYLDFTTCTECGRCQSQCPAWNTGKPLSPKLVIMNLRDHMFAKAPYLIEGKEMPEEGSVDFEKLGDSLHGHGVPEDGFARIEGSGPEQALRPLVGTAEQGGVIDPDVLWSCTNCGACVEQCPVDIEHIDHIVDMRRYQVMVESEFPGELGVLFKNLENKGNPWGQNAKDRTNWIDEVDFDVPVYGQDVDSFEGFEYLFWVGCAGAYEDRAKKTTKAVAELLATAGVKYLVLGTGETCTGDSARRAGNEFLFQQLAAQNVETINELFEGVEAVDRKVVVTCPHCYNTINREYPQLGSNYTVVHHTQLLNRLVRDKRLIPVTSVDQQVTYHDPCFLGRHNKEYEAPRELVGAAGATLTEMPRHADRGLCCGAGGARMWMEEHIGKRVNTERTEEAIDTGASTIATGCPFCRVMITDGVDDVASTRSMEKGPEVLDVAQLLLGSLDTSLYTLPEKGTAAAASAQRAEARAALEAEAEAVAAPVVEEAAEEQAAKPAAPAAAAAPVTGLGIAGGAKRPGAKKAAAPAAAAPATEAAAPAAPVKGLGIAGGAKRPGAKKAAAPAAEAAPAAETAPATPEPEVKGLGIASGARRPGAKKAPAAAAPAAPKPAETASAEPAATEPAEPGKPEPPVVGLGIAAGARRPGAKKAAPKAPAAEPAPAAEPAAEAEVPAEAPEPPASSNGSGGDDRVVGDEAPVKGLGIAKGARRPGKR; via the coding sequence ATGCTGATGACCGCCGTCGTCTTGGTGTTCGCCGCCAAGCGCGTGCTGTGGTTGACGAAGCTGATCAGCTCCGGCCAAAAGGTCGGCGACGAGCGTGGCCGCAAAGACCATCTGGTCACCCGCTTCCTGAACCAGAACAAGGAAGTCTTCGCCCAGTCGAAGCTCTTGAAATGGTCGATCCCCGGCATCGCGCACTTCTTCACCATGTGGGGCTTCTTCGTCCTCGCCACGGTGTATGTCGAGGCCTTCGGCGTGCTGTTCAACCCCGAATTCCACATCCCGCTGGTCGGCCGCTGGCCGATCCTGGGCTTCCTGCAGGACTTCTTCGCCCTCGCCGTGCTGCTGGGCATCGTGACGTTCGCCATCATCCGTATCGCCCGCGAGCCCAAGAAGATCGGCCGCGAATCGCGTTTCTACGGATCGCACACCGGCGGCGCCTGGGAGATCCTGTTCATGATCTTCCTGGTCATCGCCACCTACGTGCTGTTCCGCGGCGCCGCGGTCAACGTGCTCGGCGAGGAGTTCCCCTACCAGTCCGGCGCGTTCGTCTCCGACGCGATGGCGTGGCTGCTGGCCCCGTTGGGCGCGACCGCCAACATGTGGATCGAGACCCTCGCACTGATGGGTCATATCGGCGTCATGCTGGTGTTCCTGCTGATCGTGCTGCACTCCAAGCATCTGCACATCGGCCTGGCGCCGATCAACGTCACCTTCAAGCGGCTGCCCGACGGCCTGGGTCCGCTGCTGCCGATGGAGCACAAGGGCGAGCTGATCGATTTCGACGATCCCGCCGAGGACGCGGTGTTCGGCCGCGGCAAGATCGAGGACTTCAGCTGGAAGGGCTACCTCGACTTCACCACCTGCACCGAGTGCGGCCGCTGCCAGTCCCAGTGCCCGGCCTGGAACACCGGTAAGCCGCTGTCCCCCAAGCTCGTCATCATGAACCTGCGCGACCACATGTTCGCGAAGGCGCCCTACCTGATCGAGGGCAAGGAGATGCCCGAAGAGGGCTCCGTCGACTTCGAGAAGCTGGGCGACAGCCTGCACGGACACGGCGTGCCCGAGGACGGCTTCGCGCGCATCGAGGGCTCCGGCCCCGAGCAGGCGCTGCGCCCGCTCGTCGGCACCGCCGAGCAGGGCGGCGTCATCGATCCCGACGTGCTGTGGTCGTGCACCAACTGCGGCGCCTGCGTCGAGCAGTGCCCGGTCGACATCGAGCACATCGACCACATCGTCGACATGCGCCGTTACCAGGTGATGGTCGAATCCGAGTTCCCCGGCGAGCTCGGCGTGCTGTTCAAGAACCTGGAGAACAAGGGCAATCCCTGGGGCCAGAACGCCAAGGACCGCACCAACTGGATCGACGAGGTCGACTTCGACGTGCCGGTGTACGGCCAGGACGTCGACTCGTTCGAAGGTTTCGAGTACCTGTTCTGGGTCGGTTGCGCGGGCGCCTACGAGGACCGCGCCAAGAAGACCACCAAGGCCGTCGCCGAACTCCTGGCCACCGCGGGGGTGAAGTACCTGGTGCTGGGCACCGGCGAGACCTGCACCGGCGACTCGGCGCGGCGTGCCGGCAACGAGTTCCTGTTCCAGCAGCTCGCGGCGCAGAACGTGGAGACCATCAACGAGCTGTTCGAGGGCGTGGAGGCCGTCGACCGCAAGGTCGTGGTTACCTGCCCGCACTGCTACAACACGATCAACCGCGAATACCCGCAGCTGGGCAGCAATTACACGGTGGTGCACCACACCCAGCTGCTCAACCGCCTGGTCCGCGACAAGCGGCTGATCCCGGTGACCTCGGTCGATCAGCAAGTCACTTACCACGATCCGTGCTTCCTGGGCCGGCACAACAAGGAGTACGAGGCCCCGCGTGAGCTGGTCGGCGCGGCCGGCGCGACACTCACCGAGATGCCGCGGCACGCCGATCGCGGACTGTGCTGCGGTGCCGGTGGCGCGCGGATGTGGATGGAAGAGCACATCGGCAAGCGCGTCAACACCGAGCGCACCGAGGAGGCCATCGACACCGGCGCCTCCACCATCGCGACCGGTTGCCCGTTCTGCCGCGTGATGATCACCGACGGTGTCGACGACGTGGCGTCCACACGCAGCATGGAAAAGGGCCCCGAGGTGCTTGACGTGGCCCAGCTGCTGCTGGGCTCGCTGGACACCAGCCTCTACACGCTGCCCGAAAAGGGCACGGCCGCAGCGGCTTCCGCGCAGCGCGCCGAGGCACGCGCCGCCCTGGAGGCCGAGGCCGAAGCGGTGGCCGCACCTGTTGTCGAAGAAGCGGCCGAGGAGCAGGCCGCCAAGCCTGCCGCACCGGCCGCCGCCGCGGCACCGGTCACCGGTCTGGGCATCGCGGGCGGCGCCAAGCGCCCGGGCGCCAAGAAGGCCGCCGCACCCGCGGCAGCCGCACCCGCTACCGAGGCTGCCGCACCCGCGGCACCGGTCAAGGGACTCGGAATCGCCGGCGGGGCAAAGCGTCCCGGCGCCAAGAAGGCCGCCGCTCCGGCAGCCGAAGCCGCCCCGGCCGCCGAGACCGCTCCCGCCACGCCCGAACCCGAGGTGAAGGGGCTCGGCATCGCCTCCGGCGCACGCCGTCCGGGTGCAAAGAAGGCGCCCGCCGCGGCGGCGCCCGCTGCCCCGAAGCCCGCGGAGACCGCGTCCGCCGAGCCGGCCGCGACCGAGCCCGCCGAACCGGGCAAGCCCGAGCCGCCGGTGGTGGGCCTGGGTATCGCCGCCGGCGCACGCCGCCCCGGTGCGAAGAAGGCCGCTCCCAAGGCGCCCGCCGCCGAACCGGCTCCGGCCGCCGAACCCGCCGCCGAGGCCGAGGTGCCCGCCGAGGCACCCGAGCCGCCGGCGTCGTCGAACGGCTCGGGAGGCGACGACCGCGTCGTCGGTGACGAGGCACCGGTGAAGGGGCTCGGCATCGCCAAGGGCGCCCGCCGCCCCGGCAAGCGCTGA
- a CDS encoding pyridoxal phosphate-dependent aminotransferase encodes MARVSNCYVTQKIGLPDRGRLDAVSTHQLPDKTWHSSQQPRLRTFAQSTKLQDVLYEIRGPVHEHASRLEAEGHRILKLNIGNPAPFGFEAPDVIMRDIIGALPHAQGYSDSKGIIPARRAVFTRYELVEGFPKFDVDDVFLGNGVSELITMTLQALLDNGDQVLIPAPDYPLWTASTALAGGTPVHYLCDETQGWNPDIADLESKITDRTKALVVINPNNPTGAVYSRETLEQMVALARKHQLLLLADEIYDKILYDDAKHISLATLAPDMLCLTFNGLSKAYRVAGYRSGWLVITGPKEHASSFIEGINLLANMRLCPNVPAQHAIQVALGGHQSIDDLVLPGGRLLEQRDTAWTKLNEIPGVSCVKPEGALYAFPRLDPEVYDIHDDEQLVLDLLLQEKILVTQGTGFNWPTPDHLRIVTLPWSRDLANAIDRLGNFLVSYRQ; translated from the coding sequence ATGGCCAGGGTGTCGAATTGTTACGTCACTCAGAAAATCGGTTTGCCCGACCGTGGGAGACTTGATGCCGTGAGTACCCATCAGCTGCCGGACAAGACGTGGCATTCCAGCCAGCAGCCTCGCCTGCGCACGTTCGCCCAGTCGACGAAGCTGCAGGACGTTCTCTACGAGATCCGCGGCCCGGTACACGAACACGCCTCCCGGCTGGAGGCCGAGGGCCACCGCATCCTCAAACTCAACATCGGCAACCCGGCGCCGTTCGGATTCGAGGCCCCCGATGTGATCATGCGCGACATCATCGGCGCCCTCCCGCACGCCCAGGGCTACTCCGATTCCAAGGGCATCATCCCGGCGCGGCGCGCGGTGTTCACCCGCTACGAGCTCGTCGAGGGCTTCCCCAAGTTCGATGTCGACGACGTCTTCCTGGGCAACGGGGTCTCCGAGCTCATCACCATGACCCTGCAGGCGCTGCTCGACAACGGCGACCAAGTCCTCATCCCGGCCCCGGACTACCCGTTGTGGACGGCCTCGACCGCACTGGCCGGCGGCACCCCGGTGCACTACCTGTGCGACGAGACCCAGGGCTGGAACCCCGATATCGCGGACCTGGAGTCCAAGATCACCGACCGCACCAAGGCGCTGGTGGTGATCAACCCGAACAACCCGACCGGCGCGGTGTACAGCCGCGAAACGCTGGAACAGATGGTCGCGCTGGCCCGCAAGCACCAGCTGTTGCTGCTCGCCGACGAGATCTACGACAAGATCCTCTACGACGATGCCAAGCACATCAGCCTCGCGACGCTGGCACCGGACATGCTGTGCCTGACGTTCAACGGCCTGTCCAAGGCCTACCGGGTGGCCGGATACCGCTCGGGCTGGCTGGTGATCACCGGCCCCAAGGAGCACGCCAGCAGTTTCATCGAGGGCATCAACCTGCTCGCCAACATGCGACTGTGCCCGAATGTGCCTGCCCAGCACGCGATTCAGGTCGCGCTCGGCGGACACCAGAGCATCGACGACCTGGTGCTGCCGGGCGGCCGGCTGCTCGAACAGCGCGATACCGCCTGGACGAAGCTCAACGAGATCCCCGGGGTCTCCTGCGTCAAGCCCGAGGGTGCGCTCTACGCCTTCCCGCGGCTCGACCCGGAGGTGTACGACATCCACGATGACGAGCAGCTGGTGCTGGATCTGCTGCTGCAGGAGAAGATCCTGGTCACCCAGGGCACCGGATTCAACTGGCCCACACCGGACCATCTGCGCATCGTGACGCTGCCGTGGTCGCGGGATCTGGCCAATGCGATCGATCGGCTCGGCAACTTCCTGGTCAGCTACCGGCAGTAG
- a CDS encoding YibE/F family protein, which translates to MAHSHSHSLSGPAPLGPLAARIVVGLLIALGVLTLAGAAWLWPSQQKVDIPLPFQSSAGGSVSTEAGHVQAVTMAQCGGPSVGVVITAPPAPTTGADAHCTQSFIAIDSGPNAGAYTLLEFSGGPGQPQLAVGDDIRITRAVDPTGTTAYSFYDYERAWPLAALAAAFAVVVVAIAGWRGLRALIGIVVAFGVLVVFMLPALRDGAGAIPVALVASSLILYAVLYLAHGVSLRTSAALLGTLTSLVLATVLSWGAIELTQLTGLSEEENNAVATYLGGVSITGLLLAGFIIGSLGVLNDVTVTQASTAFELAEHSDSRRAVFFGAMRVGRDHIASTVYTLVLAYAGSALPLLLLFSVANRSLGDVLVSESVAIEIARSAVGGIALALSVPLTTAIAAVLSTPTVATTPADTPRNPT; encoded by the coding sequence GTGGCGCATTCACATTCGCATTCGCTGAGCGGTCCGGCGCCGCTGGGGCCGCTGGCGGCCCGCATCGTGGTCGGCTTGCTGATCGCCCTCGGTGTGCTGACACTGGCCGGCGCGGCCTGGCTGTGGCCCAGCCAGCAGAAGGTCGACATCCCGCTGCCCTTCCAGAGCTCGGCCGGTGGCAGTGTCAGCACCGAGGCCGGGCACGTGCAGGCCGTCACCATGGCCCAGTGCGGGGGCCCGTCGGTGGGCGTGGTGATCACCGCGCCGCCGGCGCCGACGACCGGCGCGGACGCGCACTGCACCCAATCGTTCATCGCCATCGATTCCGGCCCCAATGCCGGCGCCTACACCCTGCTGGAATTCAGCGGCGGCCCCGGGCAGCCGCAGCTGGCGGTCGGCGACGATATCCGGATCACCCGCGCCGTGGATCCCACCGGGACCACCGCGTACTCGTTCTACGACTATGAGCGGGCCTGGCCGTTGGCGGCGCTGGCCGCCGCCTTCGCGGTGGTGGTCGTCGCGATCGCAGGCTGGCGGGGGCTGCGGGCACTGATCGGTATCGTCGTCGCGTTCGGGGTGCTGGTGGTGTTCATGCTGCCCGCGCTGCGCGACGGCGCCGGCGCGATACCCGTCGCGCTGGTGGCATCCTCGCTGATCCTCTACGCCGTGCTCTATCTGGCGCACGGGGTGAGTCTGCGCACCAGCGCGGCGCTGCTCGGTACCCTGACCTCGCTGGTGCTCGCCACCGTGTTGTCCTGGGGTGCAATCGAACTGACCCAGCTGACGGGGTTGTCCGAGGAGGAGAACAACGCCGTCGCCACCTACCTCGGCGGGGTCTCGATCACCGGACTGCTGCTGGCCGGGTTCATCATCGGTTCGCTCGGCGTGCTCAATGACGTGACCGTGACGCAGGCGTCGACGGCCTTCGAACTCGCCGAGCACAGCGACTCGCGCCGGGCGGTCTTCTTCGGCGCCATGCGGGTGGGCCGTGACCATATCGCCAGCACCGTCTACACCCTGGTGCTCGCCTACGCCGGCAGTGCGCTGCCGTTGCTGCTGCTGTTCAGCGTGGCCAACCGCTCGCTGGGCGACGTGCTGGTCAGCGAGAGCGTGGCCATCGAGATCGCCCGGTCCGCGGTCGGCGGTATCGCGCTGGCGCTGTCGGTGCCGCTGACCACGGCGATCGCCGCGGTGCTCTCCACACCTACCGTCGCAACAACTCCAGCAGATACCCCCCGTAACCCGACTTGA